The Oscarella lobularis chromosome 9, ooOscLobu1.1, whole genome shotgun sequence genome includes a window with the following:
- the LOC136191589 gene encoding ankyrin repeat and BTB/POZ domain-containing protein 2-like, with protein sequence MHHRRRSRSKSTSPGNSTSTSSRSPFTPSPAATPSISYRQNGDNDSPSPVPLGGTGIVTSTTIVQSTSSAISQSTTSLASLSYLGIGDRTRKRLSVTATSSRAAVAERTDEERAFESRRRATFLAWEKCVDDDFDYAVPWRRRHLLRLFSQIDVGGPNATGGGGGGAPEGDHLDSTMLLLSQEVVDRISSLLRRPLVRVGTESQRLAARYGRCSRHEVIVAAKLVLPPALAEQAIQAAVRAYSLYGVSAQRFAYSKSARSGLVLPAGAVHRWMLDSSVARVVSECASLYLCAVLESLAEEIYRRVVLEPNDEDSPEENVTLTRDIIERRISADPELWSLLQPHAYLVPTQQPRLPMESPATPATMTPLSPHRTMETESPSTRLNSQPLAENHTSPPSRGPSVAPDGASSFTRATRPGSGRSSARRASQRASARRFDAQPLVMTTVHSRSELMLLVTRALYYLQPKQAAQNHVILAPSALDSLFYFMSSARTRSQPAQSGYYARASPFSVDVRAPEVLPGLGEWLRVILLLIEHRKSAVADEDDVRQAARLLLPGVDCMPRLLRLDDMQCIAQGLDSEACATQFQQDLGFRMLGCGRSDLVREAVPLLGKLGPNSYNMQGLTPLMYASASGDDAMVQLLVQASASPNTPVKSGEQTGWTALTFAVLHGHTTVVKALLESQANPEGSYNTSSQENTTDTPLQLASAGGHLDIVGFLLAFGADPFVTTLRSNMKSTAVNSQWWQGGGNSFALAASHGHRKVLKKLLAQPPPSTRSCDMLSLEEILAEGYVNTEHAVHSSSRAKALQEALYLSAEHGFFDVAMELRSIGVPWNLHCWLQTLAAADRARKLELIIMLLRDFASINHDEMGDEFMQDGITLLFSLFRKYNEETLYRQLASTLCSCYGDLPPPRPLELPPDVDGFTSSFPRIGPEFVNNPEMSDVTFIVEGKPFYAHRIILVAASSKFKEMLSGRAAESSRPKIEIPNLKFEVFKTLIQYLYQGSLHNLNITQENVMEIIQAANFFLLDGLQRHCEIFYTDLLSPENSLELYKHSKLFGAEASLVSCEGFFLANMPAMIENRKFRKLLGSDHGLELCRELKVQLGERISLRMRNRVSAKSVPSSPSVQHPASPYRHHLHHHQQFRSIPL encoded by the exons ATGCAtcatcgtcgaagaagccgttcgaaatcgacgagtcCAGgcaactcgacgtcgacgtcgtctcgctcgcCTTTCACGCCGTCGCCCGCCGCGACGCCGAGCATATCCTACCGTCAAAACGGCGATAAcgactcgccgtcgccggttCCGCTTGGAGGAACGGGAATCGTcacctcgacgacgatcgtccaatcgacgtcgagcgcgaTCAGCCAATCAACGACGAGCCTCGCGAGTCTCTCCTATCTCGGCATAGGCGATCGAACGCGCAAGCGCTTGAGCGTcacggcaacgtcgtcgcgcgccgccgtcgccgagcgaaCGGACGAAGAGCGCGCGTTCgagtcgcgacgtcgcgcgacgttTCTCGCGTGGGAAaaatgcgtcgacgacgatttcgactaCGCTGTGCCGTGGAGACGGCGTCACCTCCTGCGCTTGTTCTCACAAATTGACGTGGGCGGGCCTAACGCTaccggaggaggaggaggcggggCCCCCGAAGGGGATCATCTCGATTCGACGATGCTTCTGCTCTCGCAGGAAGTCGTCGATCGGATTAGTTCGCTTCTAAGGCGTCCTCTAGTGCGCGTTGGTACGGAATCGCAGCGTTTAGCGGCGAGATACGGGCGTTGTTCGCGTCACGAAGTGATCGTAGCCGCGAAACTCGTTTTGCCACCTGCGCTCGCCGAACAAGCGATTCAAGCGGCCGTTCGCGCCTATTCGCTTTACGGAGTGTCGGCTCAACGGTTCGCCTATTCGAAATCGGCTCGAAGTGGGCTCGTATTGCCAGCGGGAGCCGTTCATCGATGGATGCTCGATTCCAGTGTAGCGCGCGTTGTGAGCGAGTGCGCTTCGCTCTATTTGTGCGCCGTACTCGAATCGCTGGCTGAGGAAATTTACCGGCGAGTCGTACTTGAACCAAATGATGAG GATTCTCCAGAGGAGAACGTTACTCTAACCCGTGACATTATTGAGCGCCGTATTAGCGCTGATCCCGAACTCTGGTCTCTCCTTCAACCACACGCCTATCTAGTTCCCACCCAACAGCCCCGTCTCCCAATGGAATCTCCCGCGACTCCAGCCACAATGACTCCCCTCTCGCCCCACCGCACCATGGAAACGGAATCCCCGTCCACGCGACTCAACTCCCAACCGCTGGCGGAAAATCACACATCCCCGCCGTCACGTGGTCCATCCGTCGCTCCAGACGGCGCAAGCTCATTCACACGTGCCACGCGACCCGGAAGCGGTCGAAGCTCGGCGCGGCGCGCATCGCAACGCGCTtccgctcgtcgtttcgacgcgcaACCGCTCGTCATGACAACGGTTCATTCGCGCTCCGAATTAATGCTTCTCGTGACGCGAGCACTATATTATTTACAACCCAAACAAGCGGCTCAGAATCACGTGATTCTCGCGCCTTCGGCGCtcgattctcttttttattttatgtCGAGTGCGAGGACGAGATCGCAACCGGCGCAGAGTGGTTACTACGCGAGAGCGTCTCCATTCTCAGTTGACGTCCG ggCTCCTGAAGTTCTTCCTGGTCTTGGGGAGTGGCTTCGCGTTATTCTCTTGTTGATTGAGCATCGGAAGAGTGCTGTTGCTGATgaggatgacgtcagacagGCGGCTAGACTTCTACTTCCGGGTGTCGACTGCATGCCGAGACTGTTACg gcttgATGATATGCAGTGTATTGCACAGGGGTTAGACTCCGAGGCGTGTGCTACTCAATTCCAGCAAGATCTCGGCTTTCGTATGCTGGGTTGCGGGAGATCGGATTTAGTGCGCGAAGCCGTTCCACTTCTCGGAAAACTTGGCCCAAACTCATACAACATGCAg GGTCTGACTCCTCTTATGTATGCCTCCGCTTCCGGTGACGACGCTATGGTTCAGCTACTCGTCCAAGCAAGCGCTAGTCCAAACACACca GTTAAGTCTGGTGAGCAAACAGGTTGGACTGCGCTCACATTCGCCGTTCTCCACGGTCACACGACAGTAGtaaaa gcttTGCTTGAGTCGCAGGCAAACCCGGAAGGATCCTATAATACATCGAGTCAAGAGAACACAACGGACACGCCCCTTCAACTTGCCTCCGCTGGCGGTCATTTGGATATTGTCGGTTTTCTATTGGCTTTTGGGGCCGATCCTTTCGTCACGACGTTGCGTAGCAACATGAAGAGTACAGCGGTGAATAGCCAATGGTGGCAGGGCGGCGGGAATTCCTTTGCTTTGGCCGCTTCACATGGACATCGGAAAGTTTTGAAGAAACTCTTGGCTCAACCACCGCCTTCCACGCGGTCATGTGACATGCTCTCACTGGAGGAAATACTAGCAGAAG gGTATGTTAACACGGAGCATGCTGTTCATTCGAGTTCGAGAGCCAAAGCTCTTCAG gaaGCTCTCTATTTGAGTGCTGAGCACGGGTTTTTTGACGTTGCCATGGAGCTGCGTAGCATCg GTGTTCCGTGGAATCTTCACTGTTGGTTGCAGActctcgccgccgcggaTCGCGCGCGCAAGTTGGAACTCATCATCATGTTGCTACGCGACTTTGCCTCGATTAATCACGACGAAATGGGAGACGAATTCATGCAGGACGGAAtcactcttctcttctctctatTCAGAAAATACAAC gagGAGACTTTGTATCGGCAGTTGGCTAGCACGCTATGCAGTTGCTATGGTGATCTGCCGCCTCCTAGGCCTCTGGAATTGCCGCCGGATGTGGACGGATTCACGTCATCATTTCCTCGAATTG GTCCGGAGTTTGTTAATAACCCGGAAatgtctgacgtcacgtttaTCGTGGAAGGAAAACCGTTCTACGCTCACAGAATTATTCTCGTTGCGGCCTCCAGCAAATTCAAG GAGATGCTGTCAGGCAGAGCAGCGGAAAGTAGCAGACCGAAAATTGAAATACCAAATTTAAAATTCGAAGTTTTCAAG acacTCATTCAATATCTCTATCAGGGCAGTCTCCACAACCTCAATATTACACAAGAGAATGTAATGGAG ATAATTCAAGCggccaatttttttctactcgACGGTCTCCAACGTCACTGCGAGATATTTTACACTGACCTTTTATCTCCTGAAAACTCTTTGGAGCTATATAAGCACAgcaag ttgTTTGGTGCGGAAGCTTCTCTTGTCTCGTGCGAGGGATTTTTTCTCGCTAACATGCCAGCTATGAttgaaaatagaaaatttcgaaaattACTTGGAAGCGATCACGGCTTAGAG ttATGTCGTGAGCTGAAAGTTCAGTTGGGCGAAAGAATTTcgttgcgcatgcgcaatcGGGTTTCGGCTAAGTCGgttccttcgtcgccgtccgtgCAACATCCGGCTTCTCCttatcgtcatcatcttcatcatcatcagcagTTTCGGTCGATTCCTTTGTGa